The segment GTGCGGCGTTCGTAAACGTCGACGATGGACTGGCCAGAAAGAGTGCCGCGGTGACGATCTCGTCGGGTCGTCCCGGGCGTCCCACCGCGTTCGGTTGTAGTCGACGCTGCTGTTCAGGCCACGCGTCGGCGATGTCGGTCAGGAACGGTCCTGGAACCAAAGTGTTGACCCGAACCTTCGGCCCATATTCGGCGGCGAGAGAACGCGTCATCGCGTTGAGCGCCGCCTTGGCGCAACCGTACGGGATCACCTGCGGAAGGGGCATGAGCGACCCCGACGACGAGACGTTGATGATTACACCACCGTCCCCGTCCGACATCCGTTTTGCGATTTGGCTCGCGAGCCGGAAAGGGCCTTTGAAATTGAGGCCGACCACGCTGTCGAACAGCTCTTCGGATATCTGGTCGCTCGGCATCGGGGGGCTCATGCCCGCGTTGTTCACGAGGATGTCGACGCGGCCAAGCTCCGAGTAGACGTCGTCGATGAGACGGTCGATCGAGTCCCACTTGGCGGCGTGAACCCGGTGCGCTAACGCCCGCCGGCCCAGCTCCCGCATTTCCTGAGCGACCTTCTCGCAGTTCTCGATCTTCCGGCTGGCGATCACAACATCGGCGCCGCGCTCGGCGAACGCCCGCACCATCTGGTAGCCCAGACCGCGGCTCCCCCCGGTGACCAGCGCGACCTTGCCGGTGAAATCAAAAAGCGGATCAATGCTCATTGGCGCCGCATTCTGGCACCACGCGGCATGCGTTACCCAAACAGCTCCGCTCTGCTGCCGGGGAATCTCGGCAGGCTCAGCTGGGACTGCTCCTTGCGCCACGCCCGCCAGCCCTCCGAGCCAATCCGTCGAGAAGACGGCGAACGAGGGCCCTCAAATTAGCCGACGACTCAACGCGGAAAGCGCCGGGATTGACCTTCCGCTACAGCCCTTCCAGATGCGCCACGTCGTTGAAGGAACGAACCGTCCAGCGGCCGTCGCTGACAACGATGTGGTTGATCGATGCGTTGTTCGCGGCGAGGAACGCGAAGGGTCGGGATCCGGTTGCCTCCGCCATCGCCCGGCCGATGACACCGCCGTGGGTGAAGACGGCAACAGTCTCGTCGGGGTGCTTCGATGCGATGGTGTCGATTCCCCTGCGAACCCTGGCGGTGAACTCCTCGTCGGGTTCGGCTCCCGGGATCACGTCCCACCGTTCCTCTTCGATCATCCGGATGGCGATTGGGTCGCCCTGCATGACCTTCAGCCGGTAAAGCCCGCCCTCCCATTCGCCCAAGAAGACCTCCCTGAGGTCGGCTTCGACGTCCGGCTCGATGCCGAGGCGGTCTACCAGGGGTGCGGCGGTCTCCGCCGTACGGCGAAGGTTGGTCACGTAGATCGCGGTTATGGCCTGTTCCCCTTCCCGGCGGGCGAGGCGATCCGCGAGAAGCTCTGCCTGCTCGACGCCCCGGGGGTCCAGCTCCGGGTCACCGTGGCCCCCGACCAGATCGAAGGGGACGTCCTCCCGTGCCGGCACCGACTCGCCGTGGCGGAGCAGGAGAACATCGGTGGAACCGGGGGGACGGATGTAACGGAGCTGACGAACCTCGCTCACGGTCCCGATGGTAGAGGCCCGCCGGCGCGCCGGCGATTTCGGGATACAGCTGGAGGAGCTGCGCTACCTGCAGGGGCTGTGTGCCGCCCTGACCAGGCGACGAGAGCCGGTGCGGCCTCGTCGCCGTCCTGCATGTTGTGATCAAGCTTGCGCTTGATCCCGATAGGGATTTACTTCCGAACTTGCACGCGGATCTGTCATCGGTGCCTCCTTCCGTTGCTCACGATTGGTCAGGATGGGGGATCTGACGGAGATCGAGGCCGTCTATCCCCGAGAAGTCGGCGCGGTTGACAGTGAAGAGCGGGAGGCCGTTGGCGATGGCCGTGGCCGCGATCATTGCGTCGTAGCCGCGGGCCTCGACCTTTCGACCAGCCGCCCGGAGCGAAGCGGCCACGCGGCCGAACGCCCTGGCGCCCTCGGCATCGAATGGCAACGGCTCGAAGTCGGCCTCGGTGTGCTGTAGTACGGCCTGGCGGGATGACCGCTCCTTGCGAGTCGTCGCCACCAGCGGACCGACCGACAGCTCCGCCAGGGTCACGGCGGTTATCAGAGGCTCTTCCGGTAGGTGTTCCGGGTCCAGTCGACCGAGGAGCACGACCGTCGAGGTGTCGAGTATTCCCCGGTCGGTCACAGACGGAAGTCGATCACCTCGTCGAGGTCCCGGCGAAGACGCTCGGGATCAACGCGAGGCACTCGGGACCACCGCTCGACCAACACGGTCGCCTTGACGGGGAGCCGTCCGAGGGGGCGCAGTTCGGCGACCCGCCGGCCATCGCGTGTAACGATCAGCCGTTCACCGCGCTCCACCCTCTCTACGACCTCGCCCCCGTGGTTTCTCAGGTCCCTGATCGACACCTCGCTCATTTGATCACCGTATCACCAGTGATACAGATTGTGAAGGGGCAACTCCGATGGAGAGAACCCGCGGTCCTCGATAGCGCCGAGGAGGCAGTTCAAGGTCGAAGGGAGCGACTACGAAACCTTCCTAGCCACCGGGCGAGGTGCGACCGGAGCACCTTGACGGCCGGTCACCTGGGCGGAGCCACACACTGGGGCTTGCCCTCCGAAGCACTTCGGAGGGCTTACCTGCTGGGACGTTCCCTGCTGTGAAGAGATAGGGACACTCCGAACGATTCGGTCGCGCACCGGGTTCGATTCCAGTCGCTCCCCAGAGGTGCGGCGTCACACTTGGCGGCTGATGGTGGGTGCGGCACGGTCGAGTAGGCGCAGCAACGTGGGCCACTCTTCAGGGACGTCGTCGGCGAATCGGGCAGCCCGGTGCACGAACCGCCACCGCTCGAAGGTCGGCTCGATGCCACCCAAGCGGCGGTAGTGGCTGAGGTAGAGGTCGGTGAGCACGCCTCGGCCGACGGCAGCCAGTGCCCGGAAGACGGGCGGCACACCTGGTGGGAGAGCGCCGATGCGCTGGAGCAGCTCCGACCTGGCCACGTCCGATGTCGGGTCGCCGCGGGCTGCCCACCCCCAATCGATGACAACTGGCGAGTCCCACGAGCCCAGGAGGTTCCCGAGATGAAAGTCGCTGTGGCAGAGCCGGTCACCTCCTGGCAGCGAGGCAAGCAGCCTCAGGGAAAGCTCATGGTGGTGGCGGGGCAAGGTGCCGGCCAGGGCGAGCCGGGAGGTGAGTAACTCTCTGAGGTCAGGTAGCTCAAGCGGGGCGGCACGGGCATTCAGTTCGACGTGAACGCCAGCGAGCACTCGGGCGGCCCGGAACAGCCCGTACGGCCGACGCTGCAACTGTGTCAGCAGCGAATCGCCTTCGATGCGGTCCATCACCAATCCGGGCCGGCCGTCGACATGTACCAGCCCGTGGGTGGTGGGGGCTAGCGGGCTGAGCAGCCGGCAGACGACGTGCTCTCGCTCGGCCTTCGGCCCGTCGTCGGGCAGGCGCCAGAGCTTCAGCACGCGGCCGTCCGGCCGCAGGAACACCTCCGCCTCCCGACCCTCGGCCAACAGCACGCCACCACCATGGCG is part of the Acidimicrobiales bacterium genome and harbors:
- a CDS encoding SDR family oxidoreductase, which encodes MSIDPLFDFTGKVALVTGGSRGLGYQMVRAFAERGADVVIASRKIENCEKVAQEMRELGRRALAHRVHAAKWDSIDRLIDDVYSELGRVDILVNNAGMSPPMPSDQISEELFDSVVGLNFKGPFRLASQIAKRMSDGDGGVIINVSSSGSLMPLPQVIPYGCAKAALNAMTRSLAAEYGPKVRVNTLVPGPFLTDIADAWPEQQRRLQPNAVGRPGRPDEIVTAALFLASPSSTFTNAALVRVDGALPLGQ
- a CDS encoding histidine phosphatase family protein, translating into MSEVRQLRYIRPPGSTDVLLLRHGESVPAREDVPFDLVGGHGDPELDPRGVEQAELLADRLARREGEQAITAIYVTNLRRTAETAAPLVDRLGIEPDVEADLREVFLGEWEGGLYRLKVMQGDPIAIRMIEEERWDVIPGAEPDEEFTARVRRGIDTIASKHPDETVAVFTHGGVIGRAMAEATGSRPFAFLAANNASINHIVVSDGRWTVRSFNDVAHLEGL
- a CDS encoding type II toxin-antitoxin system VapC family toxin, with translation MTDRGILDTSTVVLLGRLDPEHLPEEPLITAVTLAELSVGPLVATTRKERSSRQAVLQHTEADFEPLPFDAEGARAFGRVAASLRAAGRKVEARGYDAMIAATAIANGLPLFTVNRADFSGIDGLDLRQIPHPDQS
- a CDS encoding type II toxin-antitoxin system prevent-host-death family antitoxin, producing MSEVSIRDLRNHGGEVVERVERGERLIVTRDGRRVAELRPLGRLPVKATVLVERWSRVPRVDPERLRRDLDEVIDFRL
- a CDS encoding phosphotransferase, with product MLLAEGREAEVFLRPDGRVLKLWRLPDDGPKAEREHVVCRLLSPLAPTTHGLVHVDGRPGLVMDRIEGDSLLTQLQRRPYGLFRAARVLAGVHVELNARAAPLELPDLRELLTSRLALAGTLPRHHHELSLRLLASLPGGDRLCHSDFHLGNLLGSWDSPVVIDWGWAARGDPTSDVARSELLQRIGALPPGVPPVFRALAAVGRGVLTDLYLSHYRRLGGIEPTFERWRFVHRAARFADDVPEEWPTLLRLLDRAAPTISRQV